ACATCCAGCCAAAGGGCAATCGCATCTTTGAGGTTCTCTGTTAGCTCTTCCAAGGTTTCACCTTGTGTCGAGCAACCAGGAAGCGCCGGAACTTCAGCCCAGAAGCCGCCTTCTTCTGCCTCGTGAATGATTGCTTTGATTTTCATAGCTAGAGAATGTCCCTTGGCTTAGGTAGATTCAATTCATTTTTTCTGCCATCGTGGAGGTGTCTCAAGACTGTAGCGCGGAGCGCGAAAGGAATTGAGACCACCGGCTGGATCGACCCAGCATTTCCAGATGGTTTAGGTTTGTTGAAGGCGCTCTCATATCTCGATTCTTTCTAAAATTTCCCTGCAAGCCAGCCGATGAAGCTGATAGCATAGAGAACGGCTAAAATCATCAGCATGGCAGCTGCATAATTCTTTTTATTTCTGTTTATGTCGAGAGGCGGGAAAGCTGCCCAATATATAAACATGATAAGGTTGAGTATCGGAATTCCACTAACAATAATAATCAAGATCCAGTGCTTAACGCTAACTACTTCGTCTTCTTCCATTTTTTATTTCTGTCGATCGTGGAGGATGATCAGATCGAGGCGCAGCCTCGATCTTGATCACTCCGCCTGGTTAGGTCTTATTTTCTCTGGTGGATACCCATAGTAGGGTCGAGCCTAGCACAGCAAAGCTAGCTATGTTGAGAAATAGCATCCCTCCCGAGCTAGAATAAATGCTCCTCAGTGTATCCTCCATCGATCGCTCAGTATTCATTCTTTCTGTTTTGAATGATGCTTTCTCTGGCTGAAGGTGTGGCCCGAGCCTGTCGGCTGTCTGGAGCGCTCCAGTTTGAATTCTATTCGTGATTAGAGTCCCGAGGAACAAAAGACAGGCCGCGATGATTATTGCGCCTACTGAAATGCTCTTTTTCATTTTATTTTACCTAACGTCGAGGCTAGTCGCGAGGAGGCGCAGCCTCGTCGTTGACTATGCCGGCTGGTTCTGCCTTTGATTTTCTAGGAGCTACTACAATGTAGCAGGATAACATAAAGATCACTCCCAACAGAAACATTAGCAAACCACTAAGCTCATCCAGTTTGCTGTGGGCGTATGATATAATCTGGTAGGCTTCTTCTATTCTTTCTTCGTTCTGTTCTTTCGT
This window of the Coraliomargarita sinensis genome carries:
- a CDS encoding type II toxin-antitoxin system HicB family antitoxin encodes the protein MKIKAIIHEAEEGGFWAEVPALPGCSTQGETLEELTENLKDAIALWLDV